In Candidatus Vicinibacter proximus, the following are encoded in one genomic region:
- a CDS encoding T9SS type A sorting domain-containing protein encodes MKKINKIFCWTILTLFFQFAAYSQNCNTLNIQLQSEIASTCSNMTMTMMHDELNRPYLFVANKEAGLKIYDISVIATPSLVATVPTSLYDALDVMSVSQNGNYLYLALGNSFTNPQKSGMAIVDVSNPSSPLVTDFEKLNSSPVGGAGIVKVEGNYAYLGAMNNGLVILDVTNKNNIRLVSQFIPSLNYPPIRNPDPKKYNARGMEVRNSIVYLCYDAGGIRIINCTNKLSPVETGHWCNPVMYTPLDHPKAYNNCVLDDSLLYVAVDYAGMEVLDISDTSNIQLLGWWNPYNAPNNNWFTSPSHCNEIKFEKNCKLIFMSCGKSDMQVIDVSNPALPDSCNFYGGVSNNIGTWGIGMWQNEIYLSYICAVVPFSSNWTGVKILTYNSCSSGIDKQEAENKLTIFPNPFSTHSVLKSEHFLENVTLTMDNVFGETVRQIKNISGHTVTLSRDNLPCGLYFVRLAQNNRIIITKKILITD; translated from the coding sequence ATGAAAAAAATAAATAAAATATTCTGCTGGACAATATTAACATTGTTCTTTCAGTTTGCTGCTTATTCCCAGAATTGCAATACCCTCAATATTCAATTGCAATCGGAAATTGCATCTACTTGTTCCAATATGACCATGACCATGATGCATGATGAACTTAATCGTCCCTATTTGTTTGTAGCAAATAAAGAGGCGGGGTTAAAAATTTATGACATATCTGTTATAGCAACGCCATCTCTTGTGGCCACTGTTCCTACATCTCTATACGACGCGCTTGATGTGATGAGTGTTTCTCAAAACGGAAATTATCTATACCTCGCATTAGGTAATTCTTTTACAAATCCCCAAAAATCGGGAATGGCCATTGTGGATGTTAGCAATCCAAGTTCACCATTGGTAACTGATTTTGAAAAACTAAATTCATCTCCAGTCGGCGGTGCAGGCATTGTCAAAGTAGAAGGAAACTACGCATATTTAGGCGCAATGAATAACGGACTAGTCATTTTGGATGTAACAAATAAAAATAATATCCGCCTGGTCTCTCAGTTTATACCAAGCCTAAATTATCCTCCCATTAGAAATCCAGATCCTAAAAAATACAATGCAAGAGGAATGGAAGTAAGGAACAGCATTGTATACTTATGTTATGATGCAGGCGGAATCCGAATTATAAATTGCACCAATAAACTATCGCCAGTAGAAACGGGACACTGGTGCAATCCCGTCATGTACACTCCACTTGACCATCCGAAAGCATACAACAATTGCGTGTTGGATGATTCGCTTCTTTATGTCGCTGTAGATTATGCAGGAATGGAAGTTCTGGATATTTCCGACACCAGCAATATTCAATTGCTCGGTTGGTGGAATCCATATAATGCTCCGAACAATAACTGGTTTACCAGTCCAAGCCATTGCAATGAAATAAAATTTGAAAAGAATTGTAAACTAATTTTTATGTCTTGTGGAAAAAGTGATATGCAAGTGATTGATGTTTCCAACCCTGCATTACCCGACTCCTGTAATTTTTATGGGGGTGTTTCAAATAATATTGGTACTTGGGGAATTGGGATGTGGCAAAATGAGATTTATCTTTCCTATATCTGTGCAGTTGTTCCATTTTCCTCTAACTGGACGGGTGTAAAAATTCTTACCTATAATTCTTGTTCGTCAGGTATAGACAAACAGGAAGCTGAAAATAAATTGACTATTTTTCCCAATCCATTTTCTACACATTCAGTTTTAAAATCAGAACATTTTTTAGAAAATGTAACGCTTACCATGGACAATGTTTTTGGGGAGACCGTTAGACAAATAAAAAACATATCGGGACACACAGTTACTCTATCTCGTGATAATCTTCCGTGCGGGTTATATTTTGTTAGGTTGGCACAAAACAACAGAATAATCATTACAAAAAAAATATTGATTACTGACTGA
- a CDS encoding T9SS type A sorting domain-containing protein, with protein MITKLCKSIILSFYFFISSISLRSQDLHLCGQHEATTKWFEINPDLKSNYERAVQNIQRAVNSKINTNQDGPTSETITIPVVFHILHLGGPENISDEQIYDQVRILNRDYQKLNADTAQVVSAFKDKIANVGFKFVLAGIDPEGNCTNGITRHFTSKTFWNADSLQDFTYTWPPEKYLNFYIVKSINIAPAYTFLPGIGIPNYADAIVSESWLVGSIGTATTANSRALTHEVGHWFGLPHIWGVSNAPGVACGDDYVEDTPITKGFVSCNVNNSTICDPTVQENVQNYMDYAPCKLMFTTGQSEYMHETIELGLNGRNQLVSMSNINFTGVNGNQPCIIKAEFAASYNAICKGETITFSNQSQTGADSAQITWIIEGGNPSVSNDPVIDVRFPDTGIFEIKLLLRGTQKMDSISKFVKVSDGEKGLTTPQMYSFENGSLPNEFSAYNLEASGIQWEVIKTAGAANSQACVFLNHASGNFSDHRSYLETPYYDLSQNNKPSMSFYYAYAKKYPNQADSFRLEYTLDCGRTWNLYQGIHSTQIMSNLTGGINASAFYPKTSKDWRKLNLTNNFESLFKNQPSVKFRFYFKSDPRASGSNNIFIDEININDESITGISYQENKNSIHIYPNPSNSLVYVDVYGENLNESEIEIVNLTNYTLEKIKPTYTPEGKISLILNTSGNMMPGIYFIRIKKAGGAEISRKIVILDK; from the coding sequence ATGATAACCAAATTGTGCAAAAGTATAATTCTGTCTTTTTATTTTTTTATAAGTTCTATTTCATTGAGGTCACAAGATTTGCATTTATGTGGACAGCACGAAGCCACCACAAAATGGTTTGAAATAAATCCGGATTTAAAAAGCAATTATGAACGGGCCGTTCAAAACATTCAAAGAGCTGTAAATTCAAAAATAAATACAAATCAGGATGGACCAACCTCAGAAACCATTACCATTCCGGTGGTATTTCATATTCTACATCTGGGTGGTCCTGAGAATATTAGTGACGAACAAATTTATGATCAAGTAAGAATACTGAATCGTGATTATCAGAAACTTAATGCAGATACTGCCCAGGTTGTTTCTGCATTCAAGGATAAAATAGCCAACGTTGGATTTAAATTTGTGCTGGCGGGTATAGACCCTGAAGGAAATTGCACCAATGGCATCACCAGACATTTTACCAGTAAAACTTTCTGGAATGCCGACAGCCTGCAAGATTTTACTTATACCTGGCCGCCGGAGAAATATTTAAACTTTTACATTGTAAAATCTATAAACATTGCACCTGCCTATACTTTTTTACCCGGAATCGGCATCCCTAATTATGCCGATGCTATTGTGAGTGAATCCTGGTTAGTAGGTAGTATCGGGACGGCAACGACGGCGAATTCAAGAGCTCTTACCCATGAAGTCGGACATTGGTTTGGTTTGCCCCATATCTGGGGTGTAAGCAATGCCCCTGGAGTGGCATGTGGAGATGACTATGTGGAAGATACGCCAATAACCAAGGGCTTTGTAAGCTGCAATGTCAACAATTCGACAATTTGTGATCCAACCGTACAGGAAAATGTTCAAAATTATATGGATTATGCACCATGTAAACTGATGTTTACCACTGGGCAGTCCGAATATATGCACGAGACGATTGAATTGGGCTTAAACGGCAGGAATCAATTGGTGAGCATGTCCAACATAAATTTTACTGGCGTAAATGGCAATCAACCCTGCATAATTAAAGCAGAATTTGCTGCTTCCTATAATGCAATCTGCAAGGGTGAGACGATTACTTTTTCCAATCAAAGTCAGACAGGGGCAGACAGTGCTCAAATTACATGGATCATAGAAGGCGGGAACCCTTCAGTTTCTAATGATCCAGTCATTGATGTAAGATTTCCGGATACCGGAATTTTTGAAATAAAACTTTTATTAAGAGGAACACAAAAAATGGACAGCATTTCAAAATTCGTTAAGGTATCGGATGGAGAAAAGGGCTTGACTACTCCACAAATGTATTCTTTTGAGAATGGAAGTTTGCCAAATGAATTTAGTGCTTATAATCTAGAAGCATCAGGAATTCAATGGGAGGTGATTAAGACTGCAGGCGCAGCCAATTCGCAGGCATGTGTTTTTTTAAATCATGCCAGCGGGAATTTTTCAGACCATAGATCCTATCTTGAAACACCTTACTATGATCTTTCACAAAACAATAAACCGAGTATGTCCTTTTACTATGCCTATGCTAAAAAGTACCCCAATCAAGCCGATTCATTCAGGTTAGAATATACCTTGGACTGTGGCAGAACGTGGAATCTATATCAGGGAATACACAGCACACAGATAATGTCCAATTTAACCGGGGGGATTAATGCATCTGCGTTTTATCCTAAAACATCAAAGGATTGGCGTAAACTAAACCTAACCAATAATTTTGAATCTTTATTTAAAAATCAGCCAAGCGTTAAATTCAGATTTTATTTCAAAAGTGATCCAAGAGCAAGTGGTTCAAACAATATTTTTATAGATGAAATCAATATTAATGATGAATCCATTACAGGCATATCTTATCAAGAAAATAAAAATTCCATTCATATCTACCCCAACCCATCCAATTCACTTGTATATGTGGATGTATATGGTGAGAACTTAAATGAATCTGAAATAGAAATTGTAAATCTCACAAACTACACTTTAGAAAAAATAAAACCCACGTATACTCCGGAAGGAAAAATCAGCCTTATTCTAAATACATCGGGAAATATGATGCCAGGTATTTATTTCATACGTATTAAAAAAGCAGGCGGTGCTGAAATTTCCAGAAAAATTGTTATCCTGGATAAATGA
- a CDS encoding helix-turn-helix domain-containing protein: MYVTVDDNGVRSNGQNHDGNIVMYSSCKNFESKLPFRNFSIKYVMQGDELYRLKERDYLLHQGEYLLCNYHCEGKVSIDSKAHVKGICIDIARDVLSEVVAIHKAPDSNMADLSLDDFFNSPDFLEHQFQSNQTHLGKELLNLDAILLRNPNGDYQFNKEFFYKLSENILADYIPVVKQLQSIRCVKSATKRDLLKKLAKGKSYIDQYFTTDIDISQIALESNLSQYHFFRLFKNTYGQSPYQYIKQKRMQKANDLLKRQPMPLANLATEVGYSDIHSFSKAFKQFFGKSPSKILW; the protein is encoded by the coding sequence ATGTATGTTACTGTGGATGACAATGGCGTAAGGAGCAATGGCCAAAATCACGATGGCAATATTGTAATGTATTCTTCTTGCAAAAATTTTGAATCAAAACTGCCATTCAGGAATTTTTCTATCAAATACGTCATGCAGGGGGATGAACTGTATAGACTTAAGGAACGGGATTATCTGTTGCACCAGGGCGAATATCTATTATGCAATTACCATTGTGAAGGTAAAGTGAGCATTGACAGCAAAGCACATGTTAAAGGTATTTGTATCGACATTGCTCGCGATGTGCTTTCGGAAGTTGTTGCCATCCATAAAGCACCGGATTCTAACATGGCGGATTTGTCCTTGGACGATTTTTTTAATTCACCAGACTTTTTGGAACATCAATTTCAATCCAATCAAACCCACTTGGGAAAAGAATTATTAAATCTGGATGCAATCCTTCTAAGAAATCCAAATGGTGATTATCAATTTAATAAAGAATTTTTCTATAAGCTTTCTGAAAATATTCTTGCTGACTACATACCTGTAGTGAAACAATTACAATCTATAAGATGTGTTAAATCTGCAACGAAGAGAGATTTGTTGAAGAAGTTGGCAAAAGGCAAATCATATATTGACCAATATTTTACCACGGACATAGATATTTCGCAAATAGCATTGGAATCTAATTTATCTCAATACCATTTTTTTAGGTTGTTTAAAAATACTTATGGTCAAAGTCCATATCAATACATTAAACAAAAAAGAATGCAGAAGGCCAATGATCTTTTAAAAAGACAACCCATGCCTTTGGCAAATTTGGCTACTGAAGTTGGATACAGTGATATCCACTCCTTCAGCAAAGCATTTAAGCAATTTTTTGGTAAGTCACCATCTAAAATATTGTGGTAG
- a CDS encoding outer membrane beta-barrel protein, translated as MIGFKPHRQNLQVNGNQSQIELKDIILIADFHPLEEVAVTAKVPFIERKIDRIVVNVDGILSATAGNALELLELTPGITLDQNGGIRLKGKSGVAVFIDNKPSYLSGQELENYLKSLPASSFKQIEIMTNPPAKYEAAGNSGVINIITKRTKILGFHGNTVLSVQQGQYTRSNNSLNLNFNQNKISVFANINAGVRNSFQDLNINRYYRNDLNMHTSSFAQNSFIVKDGRSANAKIGLDYYVTNNATLGISARGLFNPTGDQTNNVAYVRDDQSALIQRVVAENTTESNFDNATFNIYYKQQLDTFGTSLSMDADYVTYHSLSEQLFKNYLYNSSGMLDYQDQINGNIPSDIKIYAVKFDFSKPISKLSKLELGVKSAFTETDNEAIYSNTIKNVTVPDYNLSNRFLYKEWIHAAYLNYSRNFNRVGMQFGLRAETTSLKGNQLGNVEKTDTSFTRTYANLFPTFYASWQADASGHHNWGFSFGRRIDRPFFQDLNPFISPLDKFTFYSGNPNLLPTYSSNFSLSYSYKNFINTSLNYSITTDGINETLEIKDSIYYSRPGNISTNDAISLSIDASRSLYKWYRINMYLELGHQIFKSDLYAQQLSAEGTYYVVSMNNSFQFNKGWNADIRGDYQSDIVYAQLLIKSFGTLNFSLQKKILKEKGSLKLGVSDILYTRRADGIINNLRNTTADWNSRLDTRSVSLSFSYRFGKSSTEKPQHKSTGSESEQNRVKS; from the coding sequence ATGATTGGCTTTAAACCCCATAGGCAAAATTTACAGGTCAATGGGAATCAAAGCCAAATTGAATTAAAGGACATTATATTAATTGCGGATTTTCATCCATTGGAAGAAGTTGCCGTTACCGCAAAAGTACCCTTCATTGAACGAAAAATCGACCGGATAGTAGTTAATGTAGATGGAATCTTATCCGCTACCGCTGGCAATGCGCTTGAACTACTGGAACTCACACCGGGGATTACCCTGGACCAAAATGGAGGCATCAGGTTAAAGGGGAAGTCCGGAGTTGCTGTTTTTATAGATAACAAACCTAGCTACCTCTCAGGTCAGGAGCTGGAAAATTATCTGAAATCACTACCCGCAAGCTCATTTAAGCAAATAGAAATCATGACCAACCCTCCTGCAAAATATGAAGCGGCCGGAAATTCCGGAGTAATCAATATCATTACCAAAAGAACCAAAATTTTAGGATTCCATGGCAATACAGTTTTGAGTGTACAGCAAGGCCAATACACCAGAAGCAATAACAGTCTTAATCTTAATTTTAATCAAAATAAAATCAGCGTTTTTGCAAATATCAATGCAGGAGTAAGAAATAGTTTTCAGGATTTGAACATCAACAGATATTACAGAAATGATTTGAACATGCATACCTCATCCTTTGCACAAAATTCATTTATTGTCAAAGATGGCCGGTCCGCCAATGCTAAAATTGGACTTGATTATTATGTAACCAATAATGCAACTTTAGGTATATCAGCAAGAGGTCTTTTCAATCCTACCGGTGATCAAACAAATAATGTGGCTTATGTAAGGGATGACCAATCCGCTTTAATCCAACGCGTTGTTGCGGAAAACACTACAGAGAGCAATTTTGACAATGCCACATTCAACATCTATTATAAACAACAGTTGGACACGTTTGGTACTTCCTTATCCATGGATGCAGATTATGTGACCTACCATTCCCTTAGCGAACAGCTTTTCAAAAACTATCTTTACAATTCATCTGGCATGCTGGATTATCAAGATCAAATCAATGGGAATATCCCTTCTGATATAAAAATCTATGCAGTTAAGTTTGATTTTAGTAAACCCATAAGTAAGTTATCTAAACTGGAACTTGGCGTAAAATCTGCCTTCACGGAAACCGACAACGAAGCCATATATTCAAATACCATAAAGAATGTTACTGTTCCGGACTACAATTTGAGCAACAGGTTCCTTTACAAGGAATGGATTCATGCTGCGTATCTTAATTACTCCAGAAATTTCAATCGTGTAGGGATGCAGTTTGGATTGCGGGCTGAAACAACCAGCTTAAAAGGGAATCAATTGGGGAATGTTGAAAAAACCGATACCAGTTTTACAAGAACTTATGCAAATCTTTTTCCCACTTTTTATGCTTCCTGGCAAGCTGATGCATCCGGGCATCATAATTGGGGATTTTCATTTGGCCGTAGAATTGACAGACCTTTTTTTCAAGACCTGAACCCATTTATCAGCCCCTTGGATAAGTTTACTTTTTACAGCGGAAACCCTAATCTTTTACCGACTTATTCAAGCAATTTTTCCTTGTCTTATTCTTATAAAAATTTCATAAACACCTCCCTCAATTATTCCATTACGACGGATGGGATCAACGAGACTCTTGAAATTAAAGACAGCATCTATTACAGTCGTCCGGGAAATATCTCCACCAATGATGCCATTTCATTGTCTATAGACGCCTCCAGATCACTTTACAAATGGTATCGGATAAATATGTATCTGGAGTTGGGACATCAGATTTTCAAGAGTGATTTGTATGCTCAACAACTGAGTGCAGAGGGGACTTATTATGTAGTTTCAATGAACAATAGTTTTCAATTCAACAAGGGTTGGAACGCCGACATCCGTGGTGATTATCAGAGTGACATTGTTTATGCACAACTGCTTATCAAAAGTTTTGGTACTTTGAACTTTTCCCTTCAGAAAAAGATATTAAAAGAGAAGGGTAGCCTTAAATTAGGGGTGAGTGATATTTTGTACACCAGAAGGGCTGATGGCATAATAAATAACCTTAGAAATACAACTGCGGATTGGAACAGTAGATTAGATACAAGATCTGTTTCTTTGTCTTTTTCTTATCGTTTTGGTAAATCCAGCACTGAAAAACCACAGCATAAAAGCACGGGGTCTGAAAGTGAACAGAATAGGGTCAAGAGTTAA
- a CDS encoding response regulator transcription factor, whose product MEEINYKVRVLIVEDEPLIAENLAMYLNNNDYEVAGIAYDYEEGLLKLNVAKPDIVLLDINLDGNQDGIDLAGYIHQKLGIPFVFLSSYSDKNTLDRAKQVQPSGYLVKPFHEKTLLTTLEISLANFAGFNNLKNVDLNLDRINLSIHSPLSQREFEVLQLIYGGKTNQQISQELFISINTLKRHINNAYMRLDVNTRTTAIKKLRDLMKLK is encoded by the coding sequence ATGGAGGAAATCAATTATAAAGTACGCGTACTCATTGTAGAAGATGAACCCCTCATCGCGGAAAACCTCGCCATGTATCTGAACAACAACGATTACGAAGTGGCTGGAATCGCTTATGATTATGAGGAAGGATTGCTCAAATTGAATGTGGCCAAACCGGATATTGTTTTATTGGATATCAATCTCGATGGAAATCAGGATGGAATAGATTTGGCAGGGTACATTCATCAAAAATTGGGTATCCCTTTTGTATTCTTGAGCTCTTACTCAGATAAGAATACCCTTGATCGTGCCAAACAGGTTCAGCCTTCAGGATATCTGGTAAAACCGTTCCATGAGAAAACCTTACTGACAACACTTGAGATTTCCCTGGCTAATTTCGCGGGATTCAATAATCTAAAGAACGTGGATTTGAACCTGGATAGAATTAATTTGTCTATTCATAGCCCTCTTTCACAAAGAGAATTTGAGGTGCTGCAATTGATATATGGTGGAAAAACTAACCAACAAATTAGTCAGGAATTGTTTATTTCCATCAACACTTTGAAACGTCACATCAACAATGCCTATATGCGGTTGGATGTAAATACCAGAACAACTGCAATTAAGAAGCTCAGAGATTTGATGAAGCTTAAATAG
- a CDS encoding T9SS type A sorting domain-containing protein — MKGIITIGILLIAILQSNSQRRFDVQFMVDGRMRESIIVLPSTAPPSGGYPVVFMLHGTSGDGLKFYNISGWKELGEEENFITVFPSALSWCFVEDGIEKHLTRWVNGTVLDHPCSGPPQEYVDDVNFLKVLAKRIADTFPVNQKMIFSSGFSNGCSMIHKLAIDAGDVFAAVAGTSSPLAAGDSSWPVNRIPVWFMLGTLDDGFIVPPFTELPFGGDSILSYLKYPLNRALVCQGLSNEFTKTEKDSSHTYRFTKNLPGEISKPYFFTLLKGMTHEYPNGENYPVSAPRIFWEFFKNSVTVNTEHPRNISNKILALPNPSNDLIEISIPEHYVTFPWGVFDAYGRLRLTGHQTQGQVIQFRKSDLGVGLYIFQASIKDKTISQKIIFQ; from the coding sequence ATGAAAGGAATAATTACCATCGGAATTTTACTTATTGCCATTCTACAATCCAACAGTCAGAGACGATTTGATGTACAATTTATGGTAGATGGGAGAATGCGGGAGAGCATTATTGTGTTACCCAGTACTGCACCTCCTTCCGGAGGATATCCAGTTGTATTTATGTTGCATGGCACAAGCGGGGATGGATTGAAATTTTATAATATATCCGGATGGAAAGAACTAGGAGAAGAAGAAAATTTTATTACGGTTTTTCCTTCCGCTTTAAGTTGGTGCTTTGTAGAGGATGGAATAGAGAAGCATCTTACGAGATGGGTAAATGGTACTGTTTTGGATCATCCTTGCTCCGGTCCTCCACAAGAATATGTGGACGATGTTAATTTTTTAAAAGTGCTTGCAAAGCGGATTGCAGATACCTTTCCTGTTAATCAAAAAATGATATTCAGTTCAGGATTTTCCAATGGCTGCTCAATGATTCATAAACTGGCAATTGATGCCGGTGATGTATTTGCGGCAGTTGCAGGAACGAGTTCACCACTGGCTGCCGGAGATTCCAGTTGGCCAGTTAACAGAATTCCTGTTTGGTTTATGCTGGGTACGCTGGATGATGGTTTTATAGTTCCTCCATTTACTGAGCTTCCTTTCGGTGGTGATTCCATTTTGAGTTATTTGAAATACCCACTGAACAGAGCATTGGTTTGTCAGGGACTAAGTAATGAATTTACTAAAACTGAAAAGGACAGTTCCCACACCTATAGGTTTACAAAAAATTTACCCGGTGAAATTTCCAAACCTTATTTTTTCACCTTATTAAAAGGTATGACGCATGAATATCCTAATGGTGAGAATTATCCTGTGAGTGCGCCAAGAATTTTTTGGGAATTTTTTAAGAACTCAGTAACTGTAAACACAGAACACCCCAGGAACATTTCAAATAAAATTCTTGCCCTTCCAAATCCTTCAAATGATCTAATAGAAATTTCCATTCCTGAACATTATGTAACCTTTCCATGGGGTGTATTTGATGCTTATGGCAGACTGCGCTTGACTGGACATCAAACACAAGGTCAGGTGATACAATTTCGGAAATCGGATTTAGGCGTTGGTCTTTATATTTTTCAAGCAAGTATAAAGGATAAAACAATTTCTCAAAAAATTATTTTCCAATAA
- a CDS encoding T9SS type A sorting domain-containing protein, whose amino-acid sequence MKQHLKIILTFILLVHSYNFYAQQRIDATTFINEELREFVIFRPSGNIPSGGYPLVFMLHGSNQSGPQFYNISGWKEVAEKEKFLVVFPTASIYCTTEGVQTKWSHGNTLSILCPGDTLRDDIPFFYKMLDTISAIIPINTKKIYASGFSGGGTMVPKLTIEMPGVFAAVGCGSGNLDERDIKPMNPKVPTWAIRGTHDHNFIDRLGRPCPFNDTAVAVNSNNLSSHLIAMGLSWNYSKDSNAYYIHYTFTDPLPGETKAFFRWSIFYGLEHEYFNGTNYLNQLPNPPIEAELFWEFFKTVSLINSTENSQQQSGITIYPNPSSESITIINSGDADGNPQMLRLYNMNGQLLYQKFVMSNEEVVINKSFVGSGIFILQMVSGSKKIVHKIIFN is encoded by the coding sequence ATGAAACAACATTTAAAAATAATCTTGACTTTTATCTTATTAGTACACTCCTATAATTTTTATGCTCAACAAAGGATCGATGCAACAACGTTCATCAATGAAGAATTACGTGAATTTGTAATCTTCAGGCCTTCCGGTAACATACCTTCGGGAGGTTACCCATTGGTTTTTATGCTCCATGGTAGCAATCAGAGCGGACCACAATTCTATAATATATCAGGATGGAAGGAAGTCGCCGAGAAAGAAAAATTTCTCGTAGTTTTTCCCACTGCTTCGATCTATTGCACCACTGAAGGGGTTCAAACAAAATGGAGTCATGGAAATACCCTTTCTATACTTTGTCCAGGTGATACCCTAAGAGATGATATTCCTTTTTTTTATAAAATGTTGGATACGATTTCAGCTATCATACCAATAAATACAAAAAAAATATATGCTTCCGGGTTTTCAGGTGGTGGCACGATGGTCCCGAAATTAACTATTGAAATGCCAGGTGTATTTGCAGCAGTTGGGTGCGGAAGTGGTAATCTTGATGAAAGAGATATTAAACCAATGAACCCAAAAGTTCCTACTTGGGCTATAAGAGGTACTCATGATCACAATTTTATAGATAGGTTGGGAAGACCCTGTCCATTTAACGACACGGCAGTTGCAGTAAATTCGAATAACCTTTCCAGCCACCTTATTGCCATGGGTTTGAGCTGGAATTATTCCAAAGACTCAAATGCCTACTATATCCACTATACTTTTACAGATCCCCTGCCGGGTGAAACAAAGGCCTTCTTCAGATGGAGTATCTTTTATGGCTTAGAACATGAATACTTCAATGGTACCAACTACCTTAATCAATTGCCAAATCCACCAATTGAAGCGGAATTGTTTTGGGAATTTTTTAAAACTGTCTCCCTGATCAATTCAACAGAAAATAGCCAGCAACAATCAGGAATCACCATTTATCCAAACCCCTCTTCTGAATCGATTACTATTATCAATTCGGGAGACGCAGATGGGAATCCACAGATGCTGAGATTATACAACATGAACGGGCAGCTACTTTATCAAAAATTTGTTATGTCTAATGAAGAAGTTGTCATTAATAAATCCTTCGTCGGTAGCGGAATTTTCATCCTTCAAATGGTTTCCGGGAGTAAGAAAATAGTACATAAAATCATTTTTAATTAA
- a CDS encoding nuclear transport factor 2 family protein, whose translation MKQTKKRASLTRQAILLFIFIAIFSCQEYTTMTKDDKARIELDVRQTLSNYYDDIRKSGLTAEFNYLDHSPDFFWVPPGYSSCISYDSVVHVLEENAPKFKSIDNSFESLRIVPLSNDIATYTGRQHSMMTDSNGKIMTFQLVETGVLIKRKAGWKLLSGQTTILNQK comes from the coding sequence ATGAAACAAACTAAAAAGCGAGCATCTTTGACCCGACAAGCAATCCTTCTTTTTATCTTCATTGCCATCTTTTCGTGTCAAGAATACACAACGATGACCAAAGATGATAAAGCAAGAATTGAGTTGGATGTACGCCAGACATTAAGTAATTATTACGACGACATCAGAAAATCAGGACTGACTGCAGAATTTAATTACCTCGACCATTCACCGGATTTCTTTTGGGTTCCTCCAGGGTATTCAAGTTGTATATCTTACGACAGTGTTGTTCATGTTTTAGAAGAGAATGCACCCAAATTTAAATCCATTGATAATTCTTTTGAATCTTTAAGAATTGTTCCATTGAGTAATGACATTGCAACATACACGGGACGACAACATTCAATGATGACTGACTCAAATGGAAAAATAATGACCTTCCAACTTGTGGAAACAGGTGTTTTGATCAAACGGAAAGCTGGATGGAAACTATTAAGTGGTCAAACTACCATTTTAAATCAAAAATAA
- a CDS encoding DUF1905 domain-containing protein: MELEKPLVDREYTLEKFPGKGGWTYAVIPEILQNKHSPFGWVKVKGRIDHFEIKNYKLMPMGNGSLFLPVKAEIRKLIGKKAGDRVKVILYADHAPTEIPEEFLTCLKEEKNAYETFLTYTDGQRKEFIDWIYSAKTDDTKVARILETLNKLNKKEKLRDNK; encoded by the coding sequence ATGGAATTAGAAAAGCCTTTGGTAGACCGTGAATACACGCTGGAAAAGTTTCCCGGAAAAGGAGGCTGGACATATGCAGTCATACCGGAAATTCTGCAAAACAAACATTCCCCTTTTGGTTGGGTTAAAGTAAAAGGTCGAATTGACCACTTTGAGATCAAGAATTACAAATTAATGCCAATGGGTAACGGTAGCCTTTTTTTACCTGTCAAAGCTGAAATAAGGAAATTAATTGGAAAAAAAGCAGGCGACCGGGTTAAAGTTATTTTATATGCAGATCATGCGCCAACAGAAATACCGGAAGAATTTTTAACTTGCTTAAAGGAAGAAAAGAATGCTTACGAAACCTTCTTAACTTATACGGACGGACAAAGAAAAGAATTCATAGATTGGATTTATTCCGCTAAAACAGACGACACCAAAGTCGCGAGAATCCTGGAAACTCTGAACAAACTCAATAAAAAAGAAAAACTGCGAGACAATAAATGA